A region of Vitis vinifera cultivar Pinot Noir 40024 chromosome 15, ASM3070453v1 DNA encodes the following proteins:
- the LOC100249847 gene encoding disease resistance protein RPV1 yields the protein MASSNTQKPSSSPAPTGKFNFDVFLSFRGEDTRYNFTDHLFENLKRMGINTFRDDKLERGEEIAQELLGAIEGSRFSIIVFSERYADSKWCLDELTKIMECKKEMDQKVLPVFYHVDPSDVRKQTGSFGKAFAKHGTTVDEQKVKRWRAAMTEASSLSGWHVIKDYEYESKYIEEIAEVIRKKLDPKLLHVDDDIVGIDFRLKELKSLINSQLHDVRVVGIYGTGGIGKTTIAKIVYNEIQCEFNGASFLENVKESFNKGCQLQLQQKLLQGIAGQKIELSNIDDGINMIKNTLGSKKVLIVTDDVDRREQLESLVGSRNWFGAGTTIIVTTRDQLLLRYYGVDVTYEVKKLDNVEAIELFNKHAFKQNAPKEDYVTLSNSMVAYAQGLPLALKVLGSSLHGMTIDEWKSASNKLKNNPKKEINDVLRISYDMLDGSEKKVFLDIACFFEGEDKAFVSKILDGCNLHATYNIRVLCDKCLITISDSMIQMHNLIQQMGWAIIREEYPEDPSKWSRLWDLNDIYDAFSRQKGMKNIETISLELSRSKEIWFTSKIFAQMKRVFAKMKKLRLLKVYYSDHHSLMRKKYKISLPEGFEFPPELRYLHWEGLESLPSNFEGENLVAINLKSSNIKKLWKGKKHHEKLKFVDVSDSEQLIKMPKFSSMPNLERMNLGGCTSFRKLRSSIGAFPHMKYFKELHLHGVGIKEVPCSIGSLTSLEILDLSECSKLQKFPDIFTNMRHLRELYLRKTGIKELPGSIGYLESLESLNLSGCSDFEKFPTIQGTMKCLKNLILEGTAIKELPNNIGYLKSLETIYLTNSSKFEKFPEILGNMKCLKELYLENTAIKELPNSIGCLEALQNLSLQNTSIKELPNSIGSLKALEVLFVDDCSNLEKFPEIQRNMESLKNLSASGTAIKELPYSIRHLIGLSRLNLENCKNLRSLPSSIHGLKYLENLALNGCSNLEAFSEIEVDVEHSRHLHLRGMGITELPSSIERLKGLKSLELINCENLETLPNSIGNLTCLSRLFVRNCSKLHKLPDNLRSLQCCLTELDLAGCNLMEGAIPSDLWCLSSLESLDVSENHIRCIPVGIIQLSKLIFLGMNHCPKLEEISELPSSLRMIQAHGCPCLKALSCDPTDVLWFSLLNYFKLDTENLKCERDFYKTHCNISVVIPGSNGIPEWVSDKSTGCEIRIELPKNWYKDDSFLGFALFFHHLPLDDDDDECDTKFYFHQCELSMSYGDQSEQVDSLWLPFRCRTYNICGLTSGTTSYDFTSYDKGSTTDPALVVSFFPQIGISSEYRSKRWNNFKARFKGSYRCGDNEAFKVKSCGIHLIYAQAQDHLKKRSRNDDLTEEDPHHKRSRHA from the exons ATGGCTTCCTCAAACACCCAAAAACCCTCTTCTTCTCCAGCTCCAACCGGAAAATTCAACTTCGATGTCTTCTTGAGTTTTAGAGGGGAAGATACCCGCTACAATTTTACGGATCATCTATTCGAAAATTTGAAACGGATGGGCATTAACACTTTCAGAGATGATAAACTTGAAAGAGGAGAGGAGATCGCACAAGAACTTTTGGGAGCTATTGAAGGATCAAGATTTTCCATAATTGTTTTCTCGGAAAGGTATGCTGATTCCAAATGGTGTCTGGATGAGCTTACAAAGATCATGGAGTGCAAAAAAGAAATGGATCAAAAAGTCCTGCCAGTCTTCTACCATGTGGATCCTTCAGATGTGCGGAAACAAACAGGGAGCTTTGGAAAAGCATTTGCGAAGCACGGAACAACTGTAGATGAGCAGAAGGTGAAAAGGTGGAGGGCTGCCATGACTGAAGCAAGCTCTCTAAGTGGTTGGCATGTGATCAAGGATTATGA GTATGAGTCGAAGTATATTGAGGAAATTGCTGAAGTCATCCGTAAAAAATTGGATCCTAAGCTTTTGCATGTTGATGATGATATAGTTGGGATAGATTTTCGCTTAAAAGAACTAAAATCATTGATAAATAGTCAATTACATGATGTTCGTGTGGTTGGGATCTATGGAACCGGTGGAATTGGCAAAACTACCATTGCCAAGATTGTTTATAATGAGATTCAATGTGAATTCAATGGTGCTAGCTTTCTTGAAAATGTCAAAGAGAGTTTCAACAAGGGTTGTCAACTTCAACTACAACAAAAACTTCTTCAAGGTATAGCGGGGCAAAAAATAGAGTTGAGTAATATCGATGATGGAATCAATATGATAAAGAATACACTTGGCTCAAAAAAGGTTCTTATTGTTACTGATGATGTGGATCGTAGGGAGCAATTAGAGTCATTAGTTGGAAGTAGGAACTGGTTTGGTGCAGGAACTACAATTATTGTAACAACTAGAGACCAACTATTGCTACGTTATTATGGAGTCGATGTAACATATGAGGTGAAGAAGTTAGATAATGTGGAAGCTATTGAACTCTTCAACAAGCATGCCTTTAAACAAAATGCTCCTAAAGAAGATTATGTAACCCTCTCAAATTCCATGGTAGCTTATGCTCAGGGCCTTCCTTTAGCCCTTAAAGTTCTAGGTAGTTCTCTTCATGGCATGACGATAGATGAATGGAAAAGTGCATCgaataaactaaaaaacaatccTAAGAAGGAAATTAATGATGTGCTTAGAATAAGCTATGATATGCTTGATGGTTCGGAAAAGAAGGTTTTCCTTGACATTGCATGTTTTTTTGAAGGGGAAGACAAAGCTTTTGTATCAAAAATATTGGATGGCTGCAATTTACATGCAACATACAACATAAGAGTTCTTTGTGATAAATGCCTAATAACTATCTCAGACAGTATGATACAAATGCATAACTTGATACAACAAATGGGTTGGGCAATTATTCGTGAAGAATATCCTGAAGACCCAAGCAAATGGAGTAGGTTGTGGGACCTAAATGATATTTATGATGCATTTTCTAGGCAAAAG GGGATGAAAAATATTGAAACCATATCTCTAGAATTATctagatcaaaagaaatatggttcacttcaaaaatatttgcCCAAATGAAGAGAGTGTTTGCCAAGATGAAGAAACTTAGGTTGCTCAAAGTCTATTACAGTGATCATCATAGTCTTATGAGAAAGAAGTATAAAATATCTCTCCCTGAAGGCTTTGAATTTCCTCCTGAATTAAGATATCTTCATTGGGAAGGTTTGGAGTCTTTGCCTTCGAACTTTGAGGGAGAGAACCTTGTTGCAATCAACTTAAAGTCtagcaatataaaaaaactttggAAAGGGAAGAAG CATCATGAAAAATTGAAGTTCGTTGATGTAAGTGACTCAGAACAGCTCATCAAAATGCCAAAGTTCTCAAGCATGCCAAATTTGGAGAGAATGAATCTTGGAGGTTGTACAAGTTTTCGCAAACTGCGTTCATCTATTGGTGCATTTCCgcatatgaaatattttaaggAGCTTCATTTGCATGGGGTTGGAATCAAAGAAGTACCATGTAGCATTGGATCTTTGACATCTCTTGAAATTCTTGATCTCTCAGAGTGTTCAAAGCTCCAAAAATTCCCAGATATCTTTACGAATATGAGACACTTGAGGGAGCTTTATTTACGAAAGACTGGAATCAAAGAACTCCCAGGCAGTATTGGATATTTGGAATCTCTTGAATCTCTTAACCTCTCAGGTTGCTCAGACTTTGAGAAATTTCCAACGATCCAAGGGACCATGAAATGCTTAAAGAATCTTATTTTGGAAGGGACTGCTATTAAGGAACTCCCAAACAACATTGGATATTTGAAATCTCTTGAAACTATTTATCTcacaaattcttcaaaatttgagaaatttccaGAGATTCTAGGGAATATGAAATGCTTAAAGGAGctttatttagaaaacactGCTATTAAGGAGCTTCCAAATAGCATTGGTTGCTTGGAGGCTCTTCAAAATCTTTCTTTACAAAACACTTCTATTAAGGAACTCCCAAATAGCATCGGTTCCTTGAAGGCTCTTGAAGTGCTTTTTGTTGATGATTGCTCAAATCTTGAGAAGTTCCCCGAGATCCAAAGGAATATGGAGAGTCTAAAGAATCTTTCTGCAAGTGGGACTGCTATTAAAGAATTACCCTACTCAATAAGACATCTCATCGGGCTTAGTCGCTTAAATTTGGAAAACTGCAAAAACTTGAGGAGTCTTCCAAGCAGCATTCATGGGTTGAAATACCTGGAAAATCTCGCTCTCAATGGTTGTTCAAATCTAGAGGCTTTTTCAGAGATCGAGGTTGATGTGGAACATTCCCGACACCTTCATTTACGTGGAATGGGTATAACAGAGCTGCCATCATCAATTGAACGTCTAAAAGGTCTTAAATCCTTAGAATTAATCAATTGTGAGAACCTTGAGACTCTTCCAAACAGCATTGGTAATTTGACATGTCTTAGTAGGCTTTTTGTTCGTAACTGTTCAAAGCTTCACAAATTGCCTGACAATTTGAGAAGCCTGCAATGTTGCTTAACAGAACTAGATTTGGCTGGTTGCAATCTAATGGAAGGAGCAATCCCTAGTGATTTATGGTGCCTATCCTCACTAGAATCTTTAGATGTGAGCGAAAACCATATTCGTTGCATACCTGTTGGCATCATTCAACTTTCTAAGTTGATATTCCTTGGCATGAATCATTGCCCGAAGCTTGAAGAAATTTCAGAGCTTCCATCAAGTCTAAGAATGATACAAGCACACGGTTGTCCATGCCTCAAAGCTTTATCATGTGATCCAACAGATGTACTCTGGTTTTCTCTCCTCAACTACTTCAAATTAGACACAGAG AATCTTAAATGCGAAAGAGACTTCTACAAGACCCACTGCAATATTAGTGTTGTGATTCCAGGAAGCAATGGAATACCAGAGTGGGTAAGTGATAAGAGTACCGGATGTGAAATAAGAATAGAGCTCCCGAAGAATTGGTATAAAGATGACAGCTTCTTGGGATTTGCATTATTCTTCCATCATCTTCcacttgatgatgatgatgatgaatgcgacacaaaattttattttcatcaatgtgAATTGAGCATGTCCTATGGTGATCAATCTGAACAGGTGGATAGTTTATGGTTGCCTTTCCGTTGTAGAACCTACAATATTTGTGGTTTAACATCAGGGACTACAAGCTACGACTTTACAAGCTACGACAAGGGTAGCACAACAGATCCAGCATTGGTGGTGTCCTTTTTCCCTCAAATTGGCATTTCAAGTGAGTATCGATCCAAACGGTGGAACAACTTCAAGGCTCGCTTTAAGGGTTCTTATCGATGTGGCGATAACGAAGCCTTTAAAGTGAAAAGTTGTGGGATACATCTTATATATGCCCAAGCCCAAGATCATCTTAaaaaaagatcaagaaatgaTGACCTAACAGAGGAGGACCCACACCACAAAAGATCAAGACATGCTTAG